In a single window of the Antedon mediterranea chromosome 1, ecAntMedi1.1, whole genome shotgun sequence genome:
- the LOC140057416 gene encoding calcitonin gene-related peptide type 1 receptor-like, translating to MKSVVKILNVFTVLIICMMIVDVMAEEDDTALCTDVDALTDKDKIKIQHYLHYQNFSQPYVTDEFTAEQVCLVFQAAMECLHLYTTSPNLKGDNRYCPITFDGWKCWNYTETATEASQKCPSYIPRSHEERNTVKMCNADGTWYINPETNLTWTDYTDCYYHVPPPLKGYIYVYYVGYSLSVLSCCIALFIFCYFKSLACPRVTMHKNLFLAFILHGIIYLILLGAFLGNKEVLTRNGLECKFMLMLWLYFQVCGYFWMLCEGIYLHLVVVVAVMSTQNTLLWYYVVGWVIPLLFIIISAICKSLLTNENDVCWLNDSPLEWITAAPIIAVLVINFLMLLNILRVLISKLQSTHTSANSSYRRAARATLILVPLLGLHYIIVPMRVLSDDFYAYFMAICLSFQGFFVACIFCFFNAEVKTQIIRRWFNYTVNRKSKRKYTRNSTLTHTSMTECSNTTPQNSRRRDAFLQDNNRPNGSIENSPPLGNGRLLTDANSNTKIEKQSDVDTPLIDGNLLNSVEIERENDFKTAHSTRLDSGYCDVQIDTAV from the exons ATGAAGTCTGTTGTCAAAATTCTAAACGTTTTCACCGTTTTA ATAATATGCATGATGATTGTTGATGTGATGGCAGAAGAAGATGATACGGCCCTTTGCACGGATGTTGACGCGTTGACAGACAAAGATAAAATCAAGATACAACACTATCTTCATTATCAAAATTTTTCACAACCTTATGTTACCGATGAGTTTACTGCAGAACAGGTGTGTCTGGTATTTCAGGCGGCGATGGAATGTCTACATTTGTATACAACATCACCTAATTTGAAAGGAG ATAATCGATACTGCCCTATCACATTTGATGGTTGGAAATGTTGGAATTATACGGAGACTGCAACGGAAGCAAGCCAGAAATGTCCTTCTTATATACCGCGTTCACATGAAGAAC GAAACACTGTCAAAATGTGCAATGCTGACGGAACTTGGTACATTAATCCAGAAACCAATTTAACGTGGACCGATTACACCGATTGCTATTATCATGTACCG CCTCCACTAAAGGGATATATATATGTCTACTACGTTGGATATAGCTTATCTGTATTGTCGTGCTGTATAGCTTTATTCATATTCTGCTATTTCAA GAGCCTCGCATGCCCTCGAGTAACAATGCACAAGAATCTTTTTTTAGCCTTCATTCTGCatggtattatttatttaatattgctGGGAGCCTTCTTGGGAAATAAAGAGGTTTTGACTAGAAACGGA TTAGAATGCAAGTTCATGTTAATGCTCTGGCTATACTTCCAAGTGTGTGGCTACTTCTGGATGCTATGTGAAGGCATTTATCTTCATTTAGTCGTCGTGGTAGCAGTTATGTCAACCCAGAATACACTCTTGTGGTACTATGTTGTCGGATGGG TTATACCATTGCTGTTTATAATAATCAGTGCGATATGCAAGTCGCTTCTTACTAATGAAAA TGACGTATGTTGGCTTAATGACTCACCACTTGAATGGATTACTGCCGCACCAATAATTGCCGTCCTCGTA atAAACTTCCTAATGCTTTTGAACATTCTAAGAGTGCTTATATCTAAGCTCCAGAGTACACACACCAGTGCCAACTCTAGCTACAG GAGAGCTGCACGTGCAACATTGATTCTGGTACCTCTGCTTGGTTTACACTACATTATCGTTCCGATGCGTGTATTATCTGACGATTTTTACGCTTATTTCATGGCGATCTGCTTATCATTCCAA gggTTCTTCGTTGCCTGCATATTCTGTTTCTTCAACGCTGAG GTTAAAACACAAATAATACGAAGATGGTTCAACTATACGGTCAATCGTAAATCCAAGCGTAAATATACACGTAATAGTACATTAACACACACATCTATGACGGAATGCTCAAACACAACGCCGCAAAATAGTCGTCGAAGGGACGCATTTTTGCAAGATAACAACCGACCGAACGGCTCGATTGAAAACTCACCTCCTCTTGGTAATGGACGCCTACTTACTGATGCTAATAGCAATACAAAGATTGAGAAGCAGTCTGACGTTGATACACcacttattgatggaaatttaCTAAATTCAGTTGAGATTGAACGGGAAAATGACTTTAAAACTGCGCATTCAACGCGATTGGATAGTGGGTATTGTGACGTGCAGATTGACACCGCTGTGTAA